The following coding sequences lie in one Rutidosis leptorrhynchoides isolate AG116_Rl617_1_P2 chromosome 4, CSIRO_AGI_Rlap_v1, whole genome shotgun sequence genomic window:
- the LOC139845216 gene encoding serine hydroxymethyltransferase 6-like, which produces MFLKRPRDNNNESSSASSSSCCSSSTPLKRNHSTLESRRKAVRDWGNQSIQSADPVIFELLENEKQRQYKGIELIASENYVCKAVMEALGSHLTNKYSEGMPGARYYTGNQYIDKIELLCCNRALAAFELDGDNWGVNVQPYSCTSANFAVYTGLLLPGDRIMGLDSPCGGHTSHGYYTPNGKKVSGASIFFESLSYKVDPKTGVVDFEKLEERVLDFRPKILICGGSSYPRDWDYGRFRQIADKCGAILMCDMAQISGLIAAKECASPFEFCDILTSTTHKSLRGPRGGIIFYRKGLKTKKRGMFFNESDGSDKYDFEEKINFAVCPALQGGPHNNHIAALAIALKQLATPDYKAYMQQVKKNAQALASALLRKNCRLVTGGTDNHMLLWDLRNLGLTGKNFEKVCEMCHITVNKIAIFDDNGTLIPGGVRIGTPAMTSRGCLESDFETMADFLFRAAQITSSMQREHGKMAKAFLKGLENNKDILDLRAQVEDFATQFAMPGQDV; this is translated from the exons ATGTTTCTAAAACGACCTCGAGATAACAACAATGAATCATCTTCAGCATCATCGTCATCATGTTGTTCATCATCTACACCGTTAAAACGCAATCACTCGACTCTAGAATCACGTCGAAAAGCCGTTCGAGATTGGGGGAACCAATCAATACAATCAGCTGATCCCGTTATTTTCGAATTACTCGAAAATGAGAAACAGAGACAGTATAAAGGTATCGAATTAATCGCTTCTGAAAATTATGTTTGTAAAGCTGTTATGGAAGCATTAGGTAGTCATTTAACTAATAAGTACTCTGAAGGAATGCCTGGTGCTAGATACTATACTGGAAATCAATATATCGATAAAATCGAATTACTTTGTTGTAACCGCGCATTAGCTGCATTTGAGTTAGATGGTGATAATTGGGGGGTTAATGTTCAACCGTATTCGTGTACTTCCGCAAATTTCGCGGTTTATACTGGTTTGTTGTTGCCTGGTGATAGGATTATGGGGTTGGATAGTCCTTGTGGGGGCCACACAAGTCATGGTTATTATACGCCAAACGGGAAGAAAGTATCGGGTGCGTCGATTTTCTTTGAGAGTCTTTCGTATAAGGTTGACCCCAAAACTGGTGTGGTGGATTTTGAGAAGCTTGAGGAAAGAGTGCTTGATTTTCGTCCGAAGATACTTATTTGTGGTGGGAGTTCGTATCCTAGAGATTGGGATTATGGGAGGTTTAGACAGATTGCTGATAAATGTGGTGCGATTTTGATGTGTGATATGGCTCAGATCAGTGGACTCATTGCCGCGAAG GAATGTGCTAGTCCGTTTGAGTTTTGTGATATTTTGACCTCTACTACTCATAAAAGTCTTCGTGGTCCTCGGGGAGGGATTATTTTCTACAGGAAGGGTTTAAAGACAAAAAAGCGAGGCATGTTTTTTAATGAAAGTGATGGTAGTGATAAGTATGACTTTGAAGAGAAGATAAATTTTGCTGTATGTCCTGCTCTTCAAGGTGGCCCACATAATAATCATATTGCAGCACTTGCAATTGCCCTTAAACAATTGGCTACTCCTGATTACAAGGCATATATGCAACAAGTTAAGAAAAATGCTCAAGCTTTGGCGTCTGCTCTACTCAGGAAAAACTGCAGGCTGGTTACCGGTGGCACTGACAATCATATGTTACTTTGGGATCTTAGAAATCTTGGATTGACTG GTAAAAACTTTGAAAAGGTATGCGAGATGTGTCACATTACTGTCAACAAAATTGCCATATTTGATGATAATGGGACTCTGATACCAGGAGGTGTGAGGATTG GCACACCTGCTATGACGTCTCGAGGTTGCTTGGAGTCGGACTTTGAAACAATGGCTGATTTTCTATTTAGAGCTGCCCAAATTACCAGTTCAATGCAAAGGGAACATGGTAAAATGGCAAAGGCATTCTTGAAAGGTCTCGAAAACAATAAAGACATTCTTGATCTACGTGCCCAAGTTGAAGACTTTGCAACTCAATTTGCAATGCCAGGCCAAGACGTATAG
- the LOC139839677 gene encoding potassium channel AKT2/3-like produces MNSKMDVKQAMFPMPFYGSASSDDNMKERHKDWRKGKHEKGEYEDEPFNLRSLSKVIIPPLGASSNDTQNNVHSRSIIIISPMDSKYRCWQTLMVIMVAYSAWTYPFEVAFLKSSPQSHKHLYIADSIVDLFFAFDIILTFFVAYSDPITHLLVRDPKRIAARYLSTWFVMDVASTVPFELIFYALTGKHHMALPSTILGLLRFWRLRRVKQFFTRLEKDIRFNYFWVRCARLLSVTLFLVHCAGCIYYLLAVLYPREGRTWIGSMNPNFREADLYILYISAIYWSITTMTTVGYGDLHANNAAEMVFIIFYMLFNLGLTAYIIGNMTNLVVEGTRRTMEFRNSIEAASSFVGRNRLPKRLKDQILAYMCLRFKAESLNQQQLIEQLPKTICKSIRQHLFLPTVEKVYLFNGVSREILLLLVADMKAEFIPPREDVIIQNEAPDDVYIIVSGEVEILECDPMEKEHVQGALHSGDMFGEVGALCCRPQSYTYRTKTLSQLLRFRTTALIEAMQTKQPDNVSILKNFLQHHKKLKDLNLGDLLLDTGEEGIDGDPNMSMNLLTVADTGNAAFLDELLKARLDPDISDSKGRTPLHIAASKGHEECVLVLLKHACNIHLRDTDGNTALWDAIASNHHSIFRILFHWASISDPFTAGELLCTATKRNDLTVMKALLKHGLLVDSKDHHGSTAFQIAVSENNIEMVKLLVMNGANVNEHTLKNKTMKDLVAKAEVGHQIIMPDHELVVEKLDQCGPREDVDKGIFGNSQGKLVGRVSIYKGLPFVRKKICCTEAGKLIKLPSSLMEIKIIAGEKFGFDTTNAVVTNEDGAEIDSIEVIRDNDKLFIGDIP; encoded by the exons ATGAATTCGAAGATGGATGTAAAACAAGCGATGTTTCCGATGCCATTTTATGGAAGTGCATCAAGTGATGATAATATGAAAGAGAGGCATAAAGATTGGAGGAAAGGTAAACATGAAAAGGGAGAATATGAAGATGAACCTTTTAATTTAAGGAGTTTGTCAAAGGTTATAATTCCTCCATTGGGTGCTTCATCAAACGATACACAAAACAATGTTCACTCAAgatccatcatcatcatctctccTATGGACTCCAAATATAG GTGCTGGCAGACATTAATGGTTATAATGGTAGCATATTCAGCATGGACATATCCATTTGAAGTTGCATTTCTTAAATCCTCTCCACAATCCCACAAACATCTTTACATTGCTGACTCCATTGTTGATCTCTTCTTTGCCTTTGACATTATCTTGACCTTTTTTGTTGCTTACTCTGACCCCATCACTCATCTTCTTGTTCGTGATCCCAAACGTATTGCTGCCAG GTACTTATCGACAtggtttgttatggatgtggcgtCAACAGTGCCATTTGAACTAATTTTCTACGCGCTCACTGGGAAACATCATATGGCTTTACCGTCTACCATCTTGGGCTTGCTTAGATTTTGGCGTCTTCGGCGTGTCAAACAGTTTTTCACCAG ACTTGAAAAAGACATAAGATTCAACTACTTCTGGGTCAGATGTGCAAGGCTTCTTAGT GTGACTTTGTTTTTGGTACATTGTGCTGGTTGCATCTACTACTTGTTAGCGGTGTTGTATCCCCGTGAAGGAAGGACTTGGATTGGGTCAATGAATCCGAATTTTCGAGAAGCAGATCTTTACATTCTGTACATATCCGCCATATATTGGTCTATAACCACTATGACCACCGTTGGCTATGGTGATCTTCATGCTAATAATGCAGCAGAGATGGTTTTTATTATCTTCTATATGCTCTTCAATCTTGGCCTTACTGCCTACATTATCGGAAACATGACCAATTTAGTAGTCGAAGGCACCCGCCGAACCATGGAATTC AGAAATAGCATTGAAGCGGCATCAAGCTTTGTCGGCCGAAATAGACTGCcaaagaggcttaaagatcaaattTTGGCATACATGTGTTTAAGATTCAAAGCAGAGAGCTTGAATCAACAACAACTAATTGAGCAGTTGCCAAAAACAATATGCAAGAGCATTAGACAACATCTGTTTTTGCCGACAGTTGAAAAAGTCTATCTGTTTAATGGTGTCTCAAGAGAAATTCTATTACTTCTG GTTGCTGATATGAAGGCTGAATTCATACCACCAAGAGAAGATGTTATTATTCAAAATGAGGCACCTGATGACGTGTACATAATCGTATCAGGTGAAGTAGAAATATTAGAATGTGATCCAATGGAGAAAGAACATGTGCAGGGTGCTCTGCATTCGGGCGACATGTTTGGAGAAGTTGGTGCACTTTGTTGTAGACCACAATCTTACACCTACCGAACCAAAACCTTGAGTCAACTCTTGCGGTTCAGAACCACCGCTCTCATTGAAGCAATGCAGACCAAACAACCCGACAATGTTTCCATCCTTAAGAACTTTCTTCAG CATCACAAGAAGCTTAAAGATCTGAACTTAGGTGACTTATTGTTGGATACTGGAGAAGAGGGTATAGATGGCGATCCAAATATGTCGATGAACTTGCTTACGGTTGCTGATACCGGCAATGCTGCTTTTCTTGATGAACTACTTAAAGCGAGGCTTGATCCCGATATAAGTGACTCAAAAGGGCGAACCCCTTTG CACATAGCAGCATCAAAGGGGCATGAAGAATGTGTTTTGGTTCTTCTAAAACATGCATGCAACATACACCTTAGAG ATACGGATGGTAATACTGCATTATGGGATGCCATAGCATCAAACCATCATTCGATATTTCGAATTTTATTCCATTGGGCGTCCATATCTGACCCGTTTACAGCTGGTGAGCTCTTATGCACAGCAACTAAAAGAAACGATCTAACGGTGATGAAAGCCCTCTTGAAACACGGTCTGCTTGTGGACTCAAAGGACCACCATGGATCAACTGCATTTCAAATAGCGGTTTCTGAAAACAATATAGAAATGGTAAAGCTGCTTGTGATGAACGGTGCAAATGTAAATGAGCACACGCTCAAGAACAAGACTATGAAGGATTTAGTGGCAAAGGCGGAAGTTGGTCACCAGATCATTATGCCCGATCATGAGCTAGTAGTGGAGAAACTTGATCAATGTGGTCCGAGAGAGGACGTGGATAAGGGTATTTTTGGTAATTCTCAAGGAAAACTTGTTGGTAGGGTTAGTATTTATAAAGGGCTTCCTTTTGTAAGAAAGAAGATTTGTTGTACAGAGGCTGGGAAACTTATTAAGTTACCAAGTTCACTAATGGAgatcaagattattgcag GTGAGAAGTTTGGATTTGATACTACAAATGCAGTAGTTACAAATGAAGATGGAGCAGAGATTGACTCTATTGAAGTGATTAGAGATAATGATAAGCTTTTTATAGGAGATATTCCTTGA